The following coding sequences are from one Leishmania major strain Friedlin complete genome, chromosome 36 window:
- the RPL18 gene encoding putative 60S ribosomal protein L18: MGVDLTGISKKSRVIRHHTYSTNPYIKLLIKLYKFLAKRTSSGFNKVVYQRLIKSRSNRAPISLSRIAVVMKRKAVFTAKSKAAPIAVVVGDVLDDVRMARIPAMRVCALRFSKSARQSIVAAGGECLTFDQLAMIAPTGKNTYLLRGRKSGRESVRHFGASGVPGSHSKPYATNRGKETKRGRRTGRSYKRKAFRHV; encoded by the coding sequence ATGGGCGTGGATCTGACCGGCATCTCCAAGAAGAGTCGTGTGATTCGCCATCACACGTACTCGACGAACCCCTACATCAAGCTGCTGATCAAGCTGTACAAGTTCCTCGCGAAGCGCACGAGCTCTGGCTTCAACAAGGTTGTGTACCAGCGCCTGATCAAGAGCCGCAGCAACCGCGCCCCGATCTCGCTGagccgcatcgccgtcgtcatgAAGCGCAAGGCTGTCTTCACCGCGAAGAGCAAGGCGGCCCCGATCGCCGTCGTGGTCGGTGACGTCCTGGATGATGTGCGCATGGCCCGCATCCCCgcgatgcgcgtctgcgcccTGCGCTTCTCCAAGAGCGCGCGCCAGagcatcgtcgccgccggcggtgaGTGCCTGACCTTCGACCAGCTTGCCATGATTGCTCCCACTGGCAAGAACACGTACCTGCTGCGTGGTCGCAAGTCTGGCCGCGAGTCGGTGCGCCACTTCGGCGCCTCTGGCGTGCCCGGCAGCCACTCGAAGCCTTATGCGACCAACCGCGGCAAGGAGACgaagcgcggccgccgcacgGGCCGCTCGTACAAGCGCAAGGCCTTCCGCCACGtctga